Within the Hyalangium gracile genome, the region CCGATGGCCAGGCCGCTCAGCACCACCACCATGAAGATGAGCGCGGACTTCCTCGACAGCCGCAGATCCTTGAAGGTGCGGTAGCGCACCGTGGACACCATCAGCAGCGCCAGCAGCCCCACCACCGCCGCGATCGGCCCCTGCACCGACTCGCTCGGCGGAGCCCCGAGGATCGCGTGGTGGGCGATGATCATCGACACCAGCACGCCGGCGGCCAGCGGGATGGGCAGCCCGACGAAGAAGTTGCCGCCACCGCCGTGCGGGTTGCGCATGGCCAGCACGTTGAAGCGCGCCAGCCGCAGCGCGCCGCACGCCGCGAAGGCGAAGGAGATGAACAGCCCCAGGAAGCCCAGGGGAGCCAGCGCCCACTTGTACACCAGCAGGGCAGGCGCCGCGCCGAAGGACACCACGTCCGCCAGGCTGTCGAGCTGCATGCCGAAGTCGCTCTGCGTCTTCGTCAGCCGCGCCACCCGGCCGTCGAAGCCGTCGAAGAACATGGCGAAGAGGATCGCCAGCGCGGCCTGATAGAGATGGACGGGCGTAGCCTCACCGGCGCACAGCGTGATGGCGTAGAAGCCACAGAAGATCGAGGTGACCGTGAAGAGATTGGGCAGCACGAACATCAGTTTCCGCAGCTTCATCGGTGGCCTCTCTCTCCTGGAGTCCGTTAGCGCTTGCACGGCGGGGTGAACGGACCATAGCAAGGTTTTATTGCGTCCACGGAGGGTTGGATGGATCTGGGAAAGTGGGTGCTCTGGGGGCTGCTGCTCTTCCTGGCCGTCGTCCTCGGAAATGTCGTCTGGGTGCTGGGGGTTCGCCGCCTCTACCGTCCCCGTACAGCCCCACCACAACTGCTCAAGGCCCGCTGCCAGGATGGGTGGGAGATTGCCGTTCATGCGCGCCGGGCGCCGAAGCGGCGCTTCGAGGAGCCCGTACTGCTGTGCCATGGACTGGCCGCCAATCGCTTCACCTTCGACTTCGCGCCCCCGTACTCCGTGGCGCACTACCTGGCCGAGGCCGGCTTCGACTGCTTCAGCGTCGAGTGGCGCGGCACGGGGCACTCGCGCAATCCGCCTCCGGGCCGGCGGTACACGGACTTCACCATCGATGATCACGTCCTCCAGGACGCGCCCGCCATGATGGAGCTGGCGCTGAAGGAGACCGGCGCGAAGCGGGCCTTCTGGCTGGGACATTCGATGGGTGGGCTCGTCGGCTATGCCGCGGCACAGGGTCCACTCGGACACCAGCTGGCGGGCCTGATGGTGCTGGGCTCTCCCGTCTTCTTCAAGTCCGAGCCGCTGCTGCGCTCGCTGCTGGGGCTGGGGGTGCACGCCGCGTGGCCCGCGCGCCTGCGGCAGGAGTGGATGAGCGCCACGCTGGCGCCCTTCCTCGGCTACGTGAACCTGCCGCTGTCGGATCTGCTCGTGAACCCCCAGCACATGCCTCCGCAGATCCAGCGGCAGGTGTTCGCGACCATGCTGTCCTCGATGAGCCGCAAGGTGCTCCTCCAGTTCCGCGACTGGATCGAGAACGACACGTTCCGCTCCTATGACGGCAGGGTGGACTGGCGCGCGGGCCTGTCCAGCCTCACGCTGCCCGTGCTGGTGATGGGCGGCAGCAGCGACCGGCTCGCCTCCGCGGAGAATCTGCGCAAGCAGTACGAGCTGCTCACCACCTCCGACCGCACGCTCCACGTCTTCGGCCGCGACCGCGGGGACAAGATGGACTACGGCCACGGGGACCTGATGTTCGGCACCGGGGCTCCCATCGAGGTGTACCCGCTCATCCGTGCGTGGCTGGAGGCTCGCGCCACGCCACTGCCCGCTGCCGTGGAGCAGCCCCTGGTCTCTCCCACGCTGCCGGCCTGAGTCCTCGGCCCGTCGTCGCAGCCGTCACTTCGCAGGCGCTCCGGCCTCCGCTGGAGCACGGGGAGCCTGCTCGACACACGACGCCGTGAGCCCTCGGCGGTCATCCGACTTCAGGCGCTCCAGGTGGATCCGCGTCGAGCCCTCGCACTCGGCCCAGAGCAGCCCCTCCGCCAGACCGCTCGCGGTGAGCTCGTCCGCCCAGATGTCACCGTCCCGAAGCACCGCCAGCGCCACGCCCTTCGTACCCCGCACCTCGAGCCCCGTGGCCTTCACCCGCCCCAGGCTCTCCACCGAGAGCCCCGCCTGCTGGCACCCGATCAGCGTCACGTTGCGCAGCGTGACCTCGGCGGCCTGGGCCGCCAGCACTCCCGCGCCGCTCGCCTCGCGCACCTCCACGCCCTCGATGTCCGCCACCACGCCGCGCAGGTGCAGGCCATCCCCCGTGAAGCCCTCCTTCGAGCGCACCTTGCCGATGCTCCCGTTGCGCGCCCGCAGCCGTCCCTTCGTGGCCGCGATGCCATAGGCGTCCACATCGTCCATCCGGAAGTCCTGCACCTCGAAGTCCGAGTCCACCAGTTGCAGCGCCCCGAAGCTCCCGCTCTCGCGCACGCGCAGGCCCACGAGCTGCCCCGTGGACCGGGTGAGGCCCAGTCCGGCTCGCTCCGCCTTCACCGAGGTGAACCCCCGGACCTGCAGCTTCGCGCCGTTGCTGGCCAGCCCGTACTCGTGGCCCGTCACCTGCGCCTCCTCGAGCTCCAGCGCCCCGTCCCGAACCAGCAGCCCCGGGCCCCGGCCCCCCTCCACCTTCACCCGCTTCATCTGGACACGCCCGCCCTCCTGGTCCAGCGCCATCACCGCGCCCTGGAAGGACACGCCCTCCAGCACCGCCTCGGCGCCGCCCTGCACGTGCACCCCTCGGCGCCATGGCCCCAGGAACGTGCTCTCCCTCACGTCCGCGCGGGCCGCCTCCTCCAGCGAGACGCCCACCGTCTCCGAGAGGCTCGCCTCGAAGCGGACGCCCCTGGCCACCAGCTGGCCGCCGATCAGCCGGACCGCCCCCTTTCGCTGTCCGCTGAAGGCCACCCCCTCGAGCCTCAGCGTCCCCGTCACCTCCACGCCCCACCCCCCACCCTGGAGCGACAGGCGCTCGAGCGAGGCCCCGGCCTCCAGCCAGAGCACCTGCTCTCGGCCCTCCGCGTACAGCACCGTGCTGTCCCCCTCCCCCACCAGGCGGGTGCCCGCCGCGACCTGGAAGGGCCCGGCGTACATCCCCCGAGCGATGTGCACGGTGGGTGCGGGACGCACCGCCAGCCCCTCCGCCAGGGTCCGGAAGGGCCGCTCCCGCGAGCCGTCCCCGGACTGGGGCCGTGCCCCATCCACCCACACCTCGCCCGCGCGGGGAGCGGGCGTCGACGGGACGACAGGTGGGTTGGTGGGCGCCCGACAGGCGGCGATCAGCGGCAACGCGAAGAGGAGGAGGCGCGGGCTCATGTGGCCCCCACTCTAGCCCCGCCTCACCCGTGCCGCTGGATCAGCGCGAGCCCGTAAGTGATCGAATCGACAGAGAAAAGCCTGCTCAACCGATCACAATCCCTCTCAATGAATCTCATGGGAGTCACGTGACGGTGTATCGGATTTCCCGATCATTTCCTCTCTACGCCAGCTGTCTCAGTCGTCAATAAATCCGAGGCGGGGACCATTTTCAGGTGAGGGGGGCGGGTCTATCATTGACAGGGAAAAGAGCGATTTGTTACCAACCGCAACCAGGTTGTGGTTCCAAGCCAGACAACCCTAGACGGAGGGGCGAATGACCAAGGCAGAGCTCGTGGAGGTGGTGGCAGCGCAGTCCAAGCTGACCAAGAAGTCAGCCGCGGAGATCATCGACATCGTCTTCAGCAACATCGGCAAGGCGGTGAAGAAGGACGCGCGCTTCAGCTACCCCGGCTTCGGGACCTGGTCGGTCCGCTCCCGCAAGGCGCGGAAGATCCGCAACCCCCAGACCAACGAGATGATGAAGCTGAAGGCCTCGAAGACCATCGGCTTCCGTCCCGCCAAGGAGCTGAAGAACTCGCTGTAGTCCCGAAGCCAGATGGAGCGCCCGCGAGAGCTGGCGCGCTCCTCGGCCTCACCTCAGGGGCGTCGTCCGGGAAGGGCGGCGCCCTTGCCGTTTCTCGGAGACGGACGTGTCCTCCAGGGACACCTCGCCGATCTCCACCGTGCTGCCGCGGTCCAGCTCGTCGAGCGGATCCCTCGGGCGGCCGTCCCGCCACACCTCGAAGTGCAGGTGCACCCCGGTGGCCATGCCGGTGTCTCCGGCCAGCCCCACCAGGTCGCCCCGCTCGAGGATCTGCCCCGGCTCCACCGTCACGCGCGCCAGGTGGCTGTAGCGCGTGGTGATGCGCGAGGCGTGCTGGATCTCCACCTGGTAGCCATAGCCGCCGTTCCACCCGGCGGTGAGCACCACGCCCGGGGCCGCGGCCAGCACCGCCTGGCCCCGCTTGGCGGCGAGATCCACGCCCAGGTGCTCCTTCATCTCTCCCAGGATGGGGTGGGCCCGCTCGCCGAAGCCGCTCGTCACCGAGACGGGGAAGATGGGCCAGGTGAAGCGCGGCGGCGCATCCACCGTCTTCACCATCAGCCGGCGCACCTCCGCCATGCGGACGGAGAGCTCGCTCACCCGCGTCATCACCGTCTCGGCCAGCGACTCGGGGATGTCTCCGTAGGAGCGCGCGTCCTCCTCCAGCTCCGCCTCGAGCGTCACCCGGGCGCGGACGATGTCCATGGAGGACGTCTTCTCCGCCGGACGCTGGAGGAAGGTGTCCAGCGCGTCCGTCACGCTCCCCCAGTTCTCCTCCTGCTCGGAGGGCATGGGGCTGCCCCGCCTCACGTGCCGGCGGTACTCCCGGGCCTTGTTCACGAACGAGGCGAGCGCGGCCTGCAGCTCCGGCGAGGTGCGCGCCGTGGGCAGCTCCTTGCCCGGCGCCTTCAGCTCTCGCGCCTTGCCGCGCGCCCGAGCCCTCGGTACGGGCGCGGGAGCGGGCGGGGCCTCCGGCTCCGTGGGACGCGGGCCGAACGCCTCCTCGAAGCTGAGCTTGTCGTCCGCGCGCGGAGTGACGCACGCGGACACCAGCGCAATCAAGGAGAGGGCAATGAGACGGGCCAAGGCCCCGGGAGCCTACCACGCCCTGCCGGCCGTCAAGATTCGAGGGCCCGGCGGATCCGGCTGAGCGCCTCGTCGATGTCGGCGGCCGAGATGTCCAGGTGGCACACCAGGCGGGCGGTGTGGGCGCCCGTGGCATTCAGGAGAACCCCGAGCGAGGCCAGCCGGGACACCATTTCACTGGCCGGGCGGGTGAACTCCACGAGGAGGATGTTGGTCTCCACCTGGGAGGGCTCCACCTTCACCCCGGAGAGCTCGGCGAGCCCCGCCGCCAGCCGGCGCGTGTGGGCGTGGTCCTCGGCCAGCCGCTCCACGTGGTGCTCCAGCGCGTAGAGCGCCGCGGCGGCCAGCAGGCCCGCCTGACGCATGCCGCCACCCAGCCGCTTCCGCAGCCGCCGCGCCTCGCGGATCAGCGCCGCCGAGCCCACCAGCGCCGAGCCCACCGGCGCGCCCAGCCCCTTGGAGAAGCACACGGAGGTGGTGTCCGCCAGCTTCGCCCAGGCGGAGGCCGGGGTGCCCGTGGCCACCTCGGCGTTGAAGAGGCGCGCCCCGTCCAGGTGCACGGCGAGCCCCGCCTTGCGAGCCACCTCCACCACCGCCCGGAAGCGCTCCAGCGGCCACACCGTGCCGCCCCCCTTGTTGTGGGTGTTCTCCAGCGAGAGCAGCCGCGAGCGCGGAGCGTGGATGTTCTCCCCGCGCACCGCCTCCGCCACCTGCGCCGGCGTCAGCAGCCCGCGCTCGCCGGGCAGCATCAGCGGCTGGATGCCCCAGAGCGCCGACACCGCGCCGCCCTCGTACTGGACGATGTGGCTGCCCGCCTCGGTGATCACCTCGTCGGCCGGGCGGCAGTGCAGGCCCATGGCGAGCTGGTTGGACTGCGTGCCCGAGGGGACGAACAGGGCGGCCTCCAGCCCCAGCCGCTCGGCGACCCGCTGCTCGAGCCGGTTCACCGTGGGGTCCTCCCCGTACACGTCGTCCCCCACCTCGGCCTCGGCCATGGCGCGGCGCATGGCGGGGGTGGGCTTCGTCACGGTGTCCGAGCGGAAGTCGATGGGCTTCATGGCTTTTCCTACCTACCTGCTGGGTGGGTTCCCTCTTCTACGACGAGGGCGGTTATGTCATACAACGAAGGCGTGGGACGCGAGACTCTCGAGGCGAAGCGGCGGCGGGCGGGACTGGTGCTGGAGCGGCTGGAGGCCGAGATGCCAGAGGTGCGGATCGAGCTCGACTATCGTAGCCCCCTGGAGCTGCTGGTGGCCGTCATCCTCTCCGCGCAGTGCACGGACAAGCGGGTGAACATGGTGACGCCGGCCCTGTTCCAGCGCTTCCCGGATGCCCAGGCCTATGCCTCCGTGAAACCCGAGGCGGTGGAGCCCTTCATCCAGACGTGCGGCCTGTACCGCGCCAAGGCGAAGAACATCGTCGCGGCGGCCAAGGCCCTGGTGGCCCAGCACGGCGGCCAGGTGCCCACCTCCCGAGAGGCGCTGGAGCAGCTTCCGGGCGTGGGGCGCAAGACGGCGGGCGTGGTGTGCATCCACCTGGGCGGCGATGCGGCCTTCCCCGTGGACACCCACGTGAAGCGGCTCGCGGGCCGGCTGGACTTCTCCCGGCAGCAGCACCCGGACAAGATCGAGAAGGAACTCCAGGCCGTGGTGGCTCCGGAGCGGTGGTTCCAGGGCCACCAGCTCCTGGTATGGCACGGGCGCCGGACGTGCTTCGCCCGCTCGCCCGCCTGCGCGCGCTGCGTGGTGGCGGACCTGTGCCCCAAGCGCGGCGTGCGCGTGAAGCCGACTACGATGCCGACGGACGCTCCTCGCGCTCGGACTTGAGGCGCTTCATCCGCTTGCGGATGAGCTCGCGCTTGAGCGTGGAGACGTGGTCCACGAACACCGTGCCGTTCAGGTGGTCCGTCTCGTGCTGCACCGCGATGGCCAGCAGCCCGTCACACTCGAGCGTCTGCTCCTTGCCCTCGGCGTCGAGGAACTTCACCGTGACGATGGCCGCGCGGTCCACGTCCTCGGCCTCGCCGGGGATGGAGAGGCAGCCCTCCGTGTAGGTGAGCTCGCCCTCCATGGCGATGATCTCCGGGTTGATCATCGCCAGGGGCTTGGACTCCGGCTGCCGGGGGGTGGTGTCCAGGACGATGATGCGCTGCAGGATGCCGACCTGCGGAGCCGCGAGGCCCACGCCGTCAGCGGCATACATCGTCTCGAACATGTCCTTCACCAAGGCGCGGACGGAGTCGTCCACCTTGGCCACGGGCTTTGCCTTCTGCTTCAGGATGGGATCGGGCCAGATCAGGATCTCGCGAACCATAGGGGTCTCTCTTAACCCTCCTGACGCGTGCGGGCAACCCGGCAAGGGCCCGGGCGTTACCCGTTCCGCAGCCCTCCGTCCGGGCCGACGAGCCACCCCCGGAAGCGGGTGTCGGGCACCTGACCGCGCACCCGGTGGAGCACCCGCTTGAAGCGGGCGTACACCCGGAAGAAGCGCTCCACCCCTACCCTCTCCTGCTCCCCCAGCGGCCGGGTGCTGCAGATGACCTTGGGGTCTCCCCGACCCGCGTCGATGAAGTCCACCACCCCCACGACGGGTACGTGCAGCCGCTCTCCCTGTCGCAGGCGCGGGCCGAGCACCACCACATCCAGCGGGTCCCCGTCGTCCGAGGCGAAGCCTGGAATGCACCCGTAGTTGTAGGGACACGGCACCGGAGAGATGAAGTCGATGCTCCCGTCCGCCCGCCGCTTCACGAAGGAGCCGCGAGGGCACTCGATGAGGACCTCGGGCTCCGCGGGGAGGCCGGCAAACGAGGAGAGCGATGGTCCGGGTGGCATGACACTCCTGTCCAAGAGGGAACCGCGCTCGACGCAGACGTCAGTATCACCAGCGTGTCAGACTCTGAACAGGCTCGAGCACCGGCTCCAGTCTGTCCTTGGGGGGACTCCATGCTGGCACGGCTCCGCGTTGGCAACAGATTGATGTTCCTGGCGGGCACGCTGGTGGCCCTGCTCACCGCGCTGGGCGTGCAGGGCCTTTGGAACCTGGAGCTGACCCAGCAGGGGTTCGCGACCGTCTACAAGGATCGCGTGGTCCCCCTGCGAGACCTGAAGGTCATCTCGGACATGTACGGGCTGGGCATCGCGGAGGCCGCGCACAAGGTCCGCAGCGGACACATGAGCTGGGTGCAAGGCCGGATGCAGGTGGAGGAGGCGCGACGGGTCATCGACCAGCGGTGGCGGAGCTATCTGGGCACGCGGATGGTGAGCGAGGAGACGCTCCTCATCGAGAGGCTCCGCCCGATGATGCGCGCCGCGGACACGGCCGTGGGGCGGCTGCTGGACATCCTGGCCCGAGAGGATGCCACCCAGCTGACGAGCTTCATCCACCAGGAGCTCTATCCGGCCATCGACCCGGTCACGTCCCTGCTGAGCGAGCTGGAGGAGCTCCAGCTGCGCGTCACGGGGCAGGAGTATGCGGAGGCGGTCGTTCGCTACGAGCGGACCGGCGCCGAGGCCATCCTGCTCATCGCCGCGGGGGCGCTGCTGGGAGCAGCGCTGAGCTTCTTCATCGGCAGGAGCATCACCCGTCCCCTGGACGACGCGGTCGGTCTGGCCGAGCGGATCGCCGCGGGAGATCTGACCGGGCGCCTGCCCAGCACGAGCCCCGACGAGACGGGGCGGCTGCTGCGCGCGATGAACGAGATGTCCGCGCGGCTGTCCACCATGATCGGCGAGGTGCTGGAGGGGGCCCGCTCCCTCTCGGTGGTGTCCCAGCAGGTGTCCTCCACGGCCCAGACCATGGCGCAGGGCACCCAGGAGCAGGCCGCCGCGACGGAGGAGACCTCCTCCACGATCGAGCTGCTCAATGCCTCCATCCTGACCAATGCCGCACAGAGCCAGCAGGTGGCTCGACTGGCGGCGACGAGCGCTCGCGAGGCCGAGGAGGGAGGCGCCACGGTGCAGGCGACCGTCGAGGCCATGCGGACCATCACCAGCCGGATCGCCATCATCGAGGAGATCGCCTACCGCACCCACCTGCTCTCGCTCAACGCGGCCATCGAGTCGTCACGGGCCGGAGAGCAGGGCCGAGGCTTCTCGGTGGTGGCCTCGGAGGTGCGCAGGCTGGCCGAGAGCAGCCGGCAGGCGGCGCGGGAGATCCGTGGCGTGGCCGCCTCGAGCATCCAGCTGGCCGAGCGCTCCGGGAAGGTGCTCCAGGCGCTGGTGCCCGCCATCCTTCGGACGACCGAGCTGGTGCAAGGCGTGGCGACCGCCTCGCAGGAGCAGCGCGAGGGAATGGCGCAGATCCACGGCGCCATCCTGCAGGTCAACGAGGTGACCCAGCGCAGCGCCTCCACGGCGGAGGAGCTGGCCTCCACGGCGGAGGAGCTGGCCTCCCAGGCCGAGTCCTTCACGCAGTCCATGTCCGTCTTCCATGTGTCCACGTCGGGCGAGGGGCGGCCTGGAGGCCCTCGATGGCAGGACGGGGCCTCGCTCCCACGCCGTACGCAGCCAGGCGTCGTCCGGCCCCGGGGGAAGCACCCGGCGCCCCACCTCGGTCGCTGAGCGGAGCCCCGCGGGAGGCTTCCTCAGTCCAGCAGGTTGCGGGCGTACTCCGCGCGGAGCTTGTCGTCGGCGAGCGCTCGCGCCGCCTCCGCCAGCACGTCGCGGATCTGCTGGGCGCGATACTGGAGCGAGGCGTCCGGGTGGCCCGCGAACCTCAGTGGGTGGAACTCCGTGGAGAGCCGCTCGAAGGCGCGCTTCACCTCCTCGCCTCCCGCCGTGCGCGCCAGGCCCAGCACCGTGAAGTAGTCCGCCTCCTGGATCTCCTCGAACTTGGCCTCGAGCCGGCGGATGTCCAGCTCGGGCGGCAGCTCGCCAGCGGGCTCCGTCGCGGGCCGCAGCGCCACCAGCCCCAGCGCCCTGGCCACCGCGAACGTCTTGAGCACCGTCTCCTGCGGCAGCCCCGCGGCGAGCAGCAGCTCCTCCAGCGTCCGCTCTCCGTCCACCCTGGCCAGCAGCTGGAGCTCTCGCGCCGAGAGGCCGAAGCCCTCGGGCTGGAGCCCCGCGGCCCCACGCGCCACGACGGCGCGCAGCCCGCCCACCTGCGTCACGAAGGACTCCACGGAGAGGGAGTTGCGCAGCGCCTCGGCCAGCAGGTGCAGCGGCGGGCGCGTGGCGGCCGCGAGCGCCACCTCGTGCGGCGGTGACTCATCCGCCACGCGGTAGAGCGAGGACGGCTCGGTGAAGGCGTCGAGGAAGACCTGCTCCGTGTAGCGCTGCACGAGCGGCACGGCCTCGGCCTCGCGCAGGTAGCCCCTGCCTCGCAGCGCCTCGAGCAGGGCGCCCGTGGAGGTGGCTCGCACCAGGCGCAGCTCGTGCTCCTGGCGCGCGTTGATGAGGCCGTCCCGGCGTGCACGATCGACGAGGCTCTCTCCCGGCGCCGACGAGAGCGCGCCCACGAGGCTGCCTCTTCGCAGCCAGAGGATGCGCAGGGCGTCGGTCGCCTTGAGCTCCAGGCGCACCTCGGCGTGCGCCTCGCAGAGCCGGAGGAGCAGCTGCGCGAGCCCCTCCTGCGTCACGCTGCCGCCCCGAGGCACCACCACCCGAGGCTGTCCCGGCGCGTCGATCTGAAGGACGGCGGACTGCATGCGAGCGGCCAGCTCCTCGGCTTCCGCGCGGGCCTTCGCGCCGGCCTCGAGCTCGCGGCGCGCGGCTTCCTCGGCCTCGCGGCGTGTGCGCTCGGCGGCGGCGAGACGCTCCGCGACCTCGGCCTCCGCGCGCGCCTTCTCCGCGTTCAGCTGCTCGAGCTGCCGAGACAGGCGCTCGCGCTCCTCGCGCTCGCGAGCCAGCTCCGCCTCCAGCTTCGCGAGCTGCTCCTGGAGCTGCTTCTGGCGACCGACGGCCTCTTCGGCCTCACGGAGGCCCGCCTCCTCGAGCTGCCGCGCCTGGGCCTTCCAGTGGGCGAGCTCCTCGGAGGCGCGGGTGGCCTCGGACTCCGCCTCGGCCTGGAGGCGTTCCAGCTCATCCTGGGCCTGGGACTCGGCCGCGGCGCGCGTCTGGAGCTCGGACTGGAGCCGAGCCTCCGCGGCCAGGCGCTTCTCCCGCTCCTGCCGGGCGCGCGCCTCGAAGTCTCCGCGTGCCTTCTGCGCGGCCGCGAGGCGTGCCTCCAGCTCCTCGCGAGCCTGGGCTTCGACGCCTGCCCGCTCCTCCGCGCCGGCCTGGGCCTGCGCCAGCGCCTGGAGCCGCTCCTCGGCCTCGGCGCGAGCACGCGCTGCGTCCTCCGCACGGGCCTCCGCGGCGGCTCGGGCTCGTCGCTCCTCCTCCGCTCGCACCTCGGCGGCGGCCTGCGCCTCACGCGCTTCCTTCGCGCTCGCCTCCGCGGCGGCATGGACCTGACGCGCTTCCTCCGCTCGCGCCTCGGCCGCAGCCTGGGCCTGACGCGCCTCTTCGGCATGTCCCTCCGCGGCGGCGCGGCTCTGGCGCTCTTGCTCCGCACGGGCCTCCGCGGCGGCGCGCGCCTGACGCTCCTCCTCGATATGCGTTTGCGTCGCGGACCGGTCCTGCTGCACTCCCTCCGCGCGAGCCTCCGCAGCGGCCCGGGCCTGACGTTCCTCCTCGAGACGGGCTTCCGCCTCGGCCCGCGCCTGACGCTCCTCCTCCGCTCGCGCCTCCGCGACGGCCTGGGCCTTCTGCGCTGCTTCCGCGCGCGCCTGGGCCTCGGCCCTGCGTCGCGACTCCGCCTCCGCCCGCGCCTCCGCTTCCTCGCGCGCGTGCGCCTCGGCCTCGATCCGAGCCTCGGCCTCGGCGCGCCCCACGGCTGCCGCCTTGCACCGGGCCTCCAGCTCGGTCCGAGCCAGGGAGTCCGCCTCGGCCTGGGCTTCCGCCTCCGCTCGCGCCAGGGCCTCCGTGTCGGCCCGCGCCTCCGCCTCGGCGCTCCGCTGGGCCTCCACCGCCGCGCGTTCCTCGGCCTGCTGACGGGCCTGAGCTTCCGCCTCGGCTCTTGCCTCCGCCTCGGCCTGCGCCTGCTTCGCCGCCTCGGCCCTCGCCTCCGCTTCAACCCGGGCCTGTCTCTCGGCCTCGGCCCGCTCCTCCGCCTCCTGGCGTGCCTGCTTCTCGGCCTCGGCCCGCGCCTCCGCCTCCTGGCGTGCCCGACCTTCGGCCTCGGCTCGCTCCTCCGCCTCGCTCCGCGCCTGCTGAGCGGCGTTCACGCGCGCTTCGGTCGCGGCCCGGGCCTTCGCCTCACGCTGCAGCCGGCTCTCGATCTCCGCCCGCTTCTGCTGCTCCTCGCTCGCGCGAGCCTCCGCCTTGGTCCGGGCGAGCGCCTCCGCGTCCGCGCGCACCTGCGCGTCGAAGCGCGCCAGCTCCTCCTCGCTGACCCGAGCCTCGATCTCGGCTCGGGCCCGCGTCGCCCGGGACTCCGCCTCGGTCTGCGCCTGGGTCGCCGCCTCGGCCCTCGCCTCCGCCTCGGCACGGCCCTGGGACTCCACCTCGGCGCGAGACTCCGCGTCGGCCTGCGCCTGAGCGGCGATCTCGGCCTGCGCCTCCGCCTCCCGGCGCTTCCGGGACTCTTCCTGGACGCGCGCCTCCAGCTCGGCCTTCAGGCGGCTCTGCTCGGCCGTCTCCTTCTGGAGCGCCTCCAGCTGCGTGCGAAGGCGGCTCTGCTCGGCCACTTCCTTCTGGAGCGTCTCCAGCTCGACCTTCAGGCGGCTCTGCTCGGCCACTTCCTTCTGGAGCGCCTCCAGCTCGGCCTTCAGGCGGCTCTGCTCGGCCGCCTCCTTCTGGAGCGCCTCCAGCTGCGTGCGAAGGCGGCCCAGCTCCTGGTCCTGCGCCTGGAACTGAGACTCCTTCGCGCGCGCCGCCTCGGCCTCGGACTCCATGGCCTTGCGGCGCTTCTCCTCCTCCGCGCGCGCCTTGGCGATCGTCGCCTCGCGCCCGCGGAACTCCATCACCCAGCGCTCCGCCTCCGCGCGGAGACGGGCCTCGTGATCGCGCTCCTTGGTCAGCGTCGCGACCCGGGCCTTCAGCTCCTGGGCTTCCTGCTCCGCCTTCTGGCGCAGCTCCTCCTCCGCCCGCCGCAGCGCCTCCTCCTGCGCGCGTGCCTCCTCCACCTCCGCCCGCAGGGCGGCCTCCCGCTCGAACTCGGCCTTCAGCGACTCCAGGCGGTTGCGCTCCACCTCGGCCTCGTGCTCGGCCTGCAGCCGGAGGACCGCCTCCATCTCCAGCTCGGCCCGGGCCGCCCTCATCAGCTCGCGGGACTCGGGATCCTCCGGCTTCGGTGCCTCCTCCTCCGAGGCCTCCGGCTCCTCCACCGGCGGAGCCGACACATCC harbors:
- a CDS encoding inorganic diphosphatase, giving the protein MPPGPSLSSFAGLPAEPEVLIECPRGSFVKRRADGSIDFISPVPCPYNYGCIPGFASDDGDPLDVVVLGPRLRQGERLHVPVVGVVDFIDAGRGDPKVICSTRPLGEQERVGVERFFRVYARFKRVLHRVRGQVPDTRFRGWLVGPDGGLRNG
- a CDS encoding methyl-accepting chemotaxis protein, encoding MLARLRVGNRLMFLAGTLVALLTALGVQGLWNLELTQQGFATVYKDRVVPLRDLKVISDMYGLGIAEAAHKVRSGHMSWVQGRMQVEEARRVIDQRWRSYLGTRMVSEETLLIERLRPMMRAADTAVGRLLDILAREDATQLTSFIHQELYPAIDPVTSLLSELEELQLRVTGQEYAEAVVRYERTGAEAILLIAAGALLGAALSFFIGRSITRPLDDAVGLAERIAAGDLTGRLPSTSPDETGRLLRAMNEMSARLSTMIGEVLEGARSLSVVSQQVSSTAQTMAQGTQEQAAATEETSSTIELLNASILTNAAQSQQVARLAATSAREAEEGGATVQATVEAMRTITSRIAIIEEIAYRTHLLSLNAAIESSRAGEQGRGFSVVASEVRRLAESSRQAAREIRGVAASSIQLAERSGKVLQALVPAILRTTELVQGVATASQEQREGMAQIHGAILQVNEVTQRSASTAEELASTAEELASQAESFTQSMSVFHVSTSGEGRPGGPRWQDGASLPRRTQPGVVRPRGKHPAPHLGR